Part of the Mycteria americana isolate JAX WOST 10 ecotype Jacksonville Zoo and Gardens chromosome 10, USCA_MyAme_1.0, whole genome shotgun sequence genome, GTGTGTGCCTGTTTCACAAACAAGGGAGATGGGCAGGCGCCTTCCGCTCTTGCTTCCCTCCCCAGCGATCGCCCACGTGTGTAATTTGTCCCTGGTCTGCTCTGATGAGCTCTAAAGGCAAGGATGGTTTCTCGCCATAGAGCTGAGCAGAGATGGGGAAGGACTTTGCAGAAAGCTGGGTATAGTTTGAATAAAGAACAAGATAAAAGATTGAAAATGAGGGAGGCAACTCAAGAGACCTGAGGGGTGAGCAATAAACCAGTCTGTAGGAAGAAGGCAGCATGTTCATAGTCCCACTAAATGAGGAATTTCTTATCGCTTTCCTTTCATGTACCTTACCGATTGTATTTCTTATGCTTATTTGCTGAGAGCAAGCAGCTGGCCTGGCTTTagcctctgctttctctctcttggcTTCTGTGGGAAGAAAGTAACTTGAATTTTGTTTCACAGGTCTGTGATTAACAAAATGCCTGATTCTCAAAAACAGAGACCAATGCCTTCACAGGAGCTTTGTGGGCAGCTAAGCCTGACAACGTGGCTGGTCAGTTCACTGAAGAGAAGAGCCCAGCCTCTCCTCGTGCCTGCCCCTGTGTGCAGGAATAACGTGAATCGACTCCAACCTTACTAAAATGTTCCAAACCTGCCTCGGGAAACACATAGTAGCCACAAGGACAGCCTTAAAACTTGTTCCAGTCTCCACGTGCACCATCTACCCGTGTTTTAAGCCACAACACTGCTGGCAAAATGCTTGGGTTGTGAGGATTAAGTCAATGCCGAGCAGCTGACATGAAAGAACCGAGTTCCGTACCTTCCAAAGAAACCTTTTCACTCCTGGTCAGGCTCCTGCAGCGCCGAATTCGCTTGTGGTGTAGGATTTTGCTCATCGCTTTCCTGTATTTGTGTGACATGATGTTGTAAAGTATGGGGTTTATAGAAGCCCCGAGGTAGAAGAGAAGCATGGCGATGAGGTTGAAGTACTGCGTGAGGTCATACAGGATGACTTCACTCTGGGCGAAGAGGATGCGGCCGACGTGGAACGGGAGCCAACACAGCACAAAGGCCAAGACTACGATGGCTAAAGAGGAAGAGAGCATGCTTCAGTTGTCTTGAGCAGAGTTTATTCTGCCTCTTTAAACTATTTAAGGACCGAGACGGGAGCTTGCTAAGTTTAACCCAGCGAAGACAAGACCTCCTGCCTTGCTTTTGTGCTGTGGTTACTGGTAATCTCAAGCAACAAGGACTTAAGGTTGCACGCAAAATTAACTGTTTGCAATTAAAATAGGGCTCTCTACACCCATGTCCAGTGGAGATAAAGGAATGGAGTCAGGCTGTGGCAAAGCAGCCTGTACTTAAATTAAGGGCTACTGCTCACCCTGGGCCTGAAAATCTGAGTCGCCATTGGCATCCTGTGATGGGTATCGGAAGGGAAGGACCAGGGACACGGGACGTGGGGGGCCCCTCTGGGTGGAAAAGGGGAGCAAACTGGACCAGGAGGCActgaggaagaggatggaaaAGCAGAGCATGCAATAAGTAAGTAAAACCTGGCAGGAAACAGCCAGTGGAGAGCTGTGGTACGTTTTACTGAAGGTATCTCCAgttgtgggtgctgctgcttccctgctgagAAGGGTTTCTGGTGGGGGGGCTTGGGAGGGAGCGATCAGAGCGATGGGGAGGGGACCCAAAGCCTCCTGGTTTCAGTGTCTGCACCGAGGCACAGGTACCAGCTGGCACAGGATGAAGATCACCTTCAAGTAAGCCCAGACAGGTGGGTTGTTGCCATCCTGGACAAAGCCACAGTCACTAAGCTTGCGAAATTTTGCAGGGGAAATGGCTTTAAAACCTTTCCTTGCCACAGCAGGGGAAGTGCCTGGTCTGGTTTCAAGTCACAGAATTTTCTAATTCCTTTAATTTAATCCTACAAGGTcagagatgggggggggaggACATGAAGAATGTGATCTCAAAACAACCAAAAGCCACGCTGATCTGCTTCCCCGCCGTGCAGTAAGATCCCTAGCCTGAATACCGTGCAGTCGGGGACTCCCCTTCTTACCAGAAAGAGCCAGGAACACAAACTAAGTGTAAACCCATTGATTTTAAATTGGTGTAACCCTGTGTGTTTTGTCCATCCTCTCCATCGTGCCCCGCATGGCCGTACACCCCCTGGGAGTGATGAAAGAGGGCAGCGCTTCAGGTTGGGTTTCTAAAATACTCTTACCCAGCATTTTGACAGTCTGTGTGTGGGACCTTTTcctgcccgcagcctggcagcccggcagccgctgcccgctCCGCCAGAGCTTTCTGCAGATGAGGCCGTACAGCAGAGTCAAGCAGAACATTGGCAGGAAGAAATAAATGGTGGAGACCCAGGTCATCGTCTCGAGCAGCCCCGTACGGGCCACACGCTCGATGGACCTGCACtcccggctctcctggggcaggcTGCCGTTGGGGTGTTCCACCccgaagaggaagaggatggggccGGCGCTCAGGAGGGAGCAGCCCCACAGCGCCAGGATGACCCGTTTCACCCGGCACTTGGTGATGGTCGCTTTGGCTTTCAGGGGAAAGCAGATGGCGAAGTACCTCTCCACGCTCACCGTGGTGATGTGCAGGATGGTGCAGTACGTGCACGTTTCGCTCAGGTAAATGAAGAACTTGCAGAGAAAATCCCCAAGTATGTAGGGCTTGTACTTCCAAAGGCGGTAGAGGTCCGAAGGCAGGCCAAGGAAAATCAGCGTGTCTGACAGCGCCATGCTGGACAGGTACATGTTCACCGTCGTCCTCATCTCCTGCGAGCGTCTGAAAATGACTATCGTTATCAAATTCCCGGAAACTCCCAAGAAAAACAGTACAATGCAAATTATAGTCACGGGTACCAAAATATGGAtgtcaaacaaagaaaaagactgaTCTGCAGAGGAGTCTGTGTCATTTCGGAAATAGCTGTGATTCGAGATGGAGCCCATGTCTGGTTTCAAAGCCGAGGGCAGGGCTGGCTTCGTCTTCCCCTTCGATAGAAACCTGAGTCACGGTAAGAGAGAGGCATGTTCCAAAGCGAGTGTCCAAGCACCAATTGTTTATGCAAGGATTCTTACGTGATCAGTTACAAAGTCAAAATTATGTCCATAACCATTTAGCCGATGACGATAAATACCCAAGTGCCGATTAGTCCATTTTACAAGAAGCTAATTTTACAATTAGCTTCACACATACAGCATTTGCCAGCCACAACCTTTTAAAAACCATATTGACCATTACAAAACGATATTTACCATGCCGATATTTACCCTTAGCTTCGCAGGGGTTGGAAAAGGgccattttttacattttctttcaagttctgTGAATCCCACTAAGTGCGTAGAGCCGGGTCGGGCGGCAAGGCTCTGGATCGATCGTGGAGGAGCTGCAAGGAGAGGCAGTCCCCCCAATGAAAGCCGGACGGGAACAGCCTCTCAGACGTGCTCAGCGGTTTGCCAGAACCTTCCAGCACTTGTGAGCGCCACAAGTGGAAATCGTTAGGCTGAGAGGTTTTCTTGAGGCTCCGCCGAGGAGCAGGGAGGCTCGCAGGCGGTCACCGCGGCTGGCAGACACGGGATGCTTCACCTGCAGGATGGCTTTCCTGCCACCGGTGACGACGATGCTGTTGTGCCAGGAGGTCCCCGGGGTGCCGGAGTTCCCTGGCACGCGGCACAATTTCTGAGGAAATTGGCCGGGGCCGCTTGACTTTTTGCAGCTGTTTCCTGTGCTGCCCATTCTGCGGTCATCCATCTTCCTCCCTCCACCTACACACCGCTAATGATGCTGCGCTAAATACGCACTCCCACTCCGCTTTTCTCCTTACCCTGCAAAAAGTGCCTGCAGTTACCAGGTAGGGTAGAACAGTTCTTTGATACTGGAAATGTAATTAGCCCATTTGGGCCAGTTACATAATTTTCCATCATTCTGTGT contains:
- the LOC142415138 gene encoding growth hormone secretagogue receptor type 1-like — protein: MGSISNHSYFRNDTDSSADQSFSLFDIHILVPVTIICIVLFFLGVSGNLITIVIFRRSQEMRTTVNMYLSSMALSDTLIFLGLPSDLYRLWKYKPYILGDFLCKFFIYLSETCTYCTILHITTVSVERYFAICFPLKAKATITKCRVKRVILALWGCSLLSAGPILFLFGVEHPNGSLPQESRECRSIERVARTGLLETMTWVSTIYFFLPMFCLTLLYGLICRKLWRSGQRLPGCQAAGRKRSHTQTVKMLAIVVLAFVLCWLPFHVGRILFAQSEVILYDLTQYFNLIAMLLFYLGASINPILYNIMSHKYRKAMSKILHHKRIRRCRSLTRSEKVSLEGTELGSFMSAARH